In Dermochelys coriacea isolate rDerCor1 chromosome 10, rDerCor1.pri.v4, whole genome shotgun sequence, one DNA window encodes the following:
- the GRIFIN gene encoding grifin, which yields MALRFEASYPEGLCPGWSVIVKGETSSSANMFEINFLCNAGDQIAFHFNPRFSDSKIICNSFISSRWGPEEVTDTFPLKAKEPFQIEIYSDPDYFHVSIDENKILQYKHRQKQLSAITKLQVVNDVRISSMEIKRSLY from the exons ATGGCACTGCGG TTTGAGGCATCATACCCAGAAGGGCTGTGTCCTGGTTGGAGTGTGATAGTTAAAGGCGAAACAAGCTCCAGTGCAAATAT gtttgaaattaaTTTCCTCTGCAATGCAGGAGACCAAATCGCTTTCCACTTTAACCCTCGCTTCTCTGACTCCAAAATCATCTGCAACTCCTTCATCTCCAGCCGCTGGGGGCCGGAAGAAGTAACTGACACCTTCCCCCTAAAAGCAAAGGAACCTTTCCAG ATTGAAATCTACTCTGACCCAGACTATTTCCATGTTTCCATTGATGAAAACAAAATCCTCCAGTACAAGCATCGGCAGAAACAGCTCTCGGCTATCACCAAACTGCAGGTCGTTAATGATGTCAGAATTTCTTCAATGGAAATCAAACGGAGTCTTTATTAG